From a region of the Babylonia areolata isolate BAREFJ2019XMU chromosome 25, ASM4173473v1, whole genome shotgun sequence genome:
- the LOC143300036 gene encoding protein SPMIP1-like, with product MSSARNANFTTQYSDFLKESYEKESNQRLAWFAKRRNQAKTKPRQLEVFRKKITEGSQPSEALLSRLPEIDVEPRHHRRKADFNDPHVENLPEVDVQPWMRPASPETWKSLFEGFTKEETGRYQYLRRRNKIIPEEKFAYPILTSWDYGWRLGDSMTKENIKKPKYGRTHLVQDTFYTRNGIDM from the coding sequence ATGTCGAGCGCCCGGAACGCCAACTTCACCACGCAGTACTCGGACTTCCTGAAGGAGTCCTACGAGAAGGAGTCGAACCAGCGGCTGGCCTGGTTCGCCAAGCGCCGCAACCAGGCCAAGACCAAGCCCCGGCAGCTGGAGGTGTTCCGCAAGAAGATCACGGAGGGCAGCCAGCCCTCCGAGGCCCTGCTCTCCCGCCTGCCCGAGATCGACGTCGAGCCGCGCCACCACCGCCGCAAGGCGGACTTCAACGACCCCCACGTCGAGAACCTGCCCGAGGTGGACGTGCAGCCGTGGATGAGGCCCGCGTCCCCAGAGACGTGGAAGTCGCTGTTCGAAGGCTTCACCAAGGAAGAGACCGGCAGGTACCAGTACCTGCGCCGGCGCAACAAGATCATCCCCGAGGAGAAGTTCGCCTACCCGATCCTCACCTCCTGGGACTACGGGTGGCGGCTCGGGGACTCCATGACGAAGGAGAACATCAAGAAGCCGAAGTACGGCCGCACGCATCTGGTGCAAGACACCTTCTACACGCGGAACGGCATCGATATGTGA